Proteins co-encoded in one Terriglobia bacterium genomic window:
- a CDS encoding polysaccharide deacetylase family protein, whose amino-acid sequence MPLLAGVAAAVTAGYNTMAPRSQLFGRTFVGERRPSRRLALTYDDGPNDPHTLDLLEVLARYNVRATFFMIGSFVQQRPEIARAVAAAGHAIGNHTTTHPNLIFRHHREVCREIETCERALDEAGVAHSSLFRPPHGGRTPTVLRAARRMGMKPVMWSVTAWDWNPHPAEKIARLVHRQIRGGDVILLHDGGHLRVGADRSATVRATDLMLQRYLGEGYQFFTIPEMMGAAQTN is encoded by the coding sequence CTGCCACTTCTCGCCGGCGTCGCCGCCGCTGTGACTGCCGGGTACAACACCATGGCGCCGCGGTCGCAACTCTTCGGCCGCACCTTTGTTGGCGAGAGACGACCTTCCCGCCGCCTGGCACTCACCTACGATGACGGCCCCAACGATCCGCACACGCTCGACCTGCTCGAGGTGCTGGCGCGCTACAACGTTCGCGCCACGTTTTTCATGATCGGCAGCTTCGTGCAGCAACGGCCGGAAATCGCCCGCGCCGTCGCCGCCGCCGGACACGCGATCGGCAACCACACCACCACGCATCCCAACCTGATTTTTCGCCATCACCGCGAGGTTTGCCGGGAAATCGAAACCTGCGAACGCGCGCTCGACGAGGCCGGCGTGGCGCACTCCAGCCTGTTCCGTCCGCCCCACGGTGGCCGCACTCCGACCGTGCTGCGCGCCGCGCGCCGTATGGGGATGAAGCCGGTGATGTGGAGTGTGACTGCCTGGGACTGGAATCCGCACCCCGCGGAGAAAATCGCCCGCCTGGTACATCGCCAGATACGCGGCGGCGACGTCATCCTGTTGCACGATGGCGGTCACCTGCGCGTGGGCGCCGACCGCTCCGCCACTGTCCGCGCCACCGACCTGATGCTGCAGCGCTACCTCGGCGAGGGCTACCAGTTTTTCACAATTCCGGAGATGATGGGAGCTGCACAAACCAATTAA
- a CDS encoding iron-sulfur cluster assembly protein: MPTTDDIMERLRNCYDPEIPLNIVDLGLIYNVQVENEGDVIVDMTLTAQGCPSHTEISRDVRTTLLSTPGVNTCKVNVVWDPPWTPDRISSEGRQKLGIEE, translated from the coding sequence ATGCCGACCACCGACGACATCATGGAGCGCCTCCGCAACTGCTACGACCCGGAAATCCCGCTCAACATTGTTGACCTGGGCCTGATCTACAACGTGCAGGTGGAAAACGAAGGCGACGTGATCGTGGACATGACGCTCACCGCCCAGGGCTGCCCCTCGCACACCGAAATCAGCCGCGACGTGCGCACCACCCTGCTGAGCACGCCCGGGGTGAATACCTGCAAGGTGAACGTCGTTTGGGACCCGCCCTGGACCCCGGACCGCATCAGCTCCGAAGGCCGCCAGAAGCTGGGCATCGAGGAATGA
- a CDS encoding DinB family protein, whose protein sequence is MEIPNIESFLPYYKSVRERTMRLARVIPADKLDWTYAPGKFTLGDLLRHIAAIERYLWAELVQGKPSRYHGCGRELADGYDNVLAFVERLHAESVEIYSRLTPDDLKKKSATPDGSPISTWKILRLMVEHEIHHRGEIYVYLGMLGVPTPPLYGMTSEQVKELSAKA, encoded by the coding sequence ATGGAAATCCCCAACATCGAGTCGTTCCTGCCGTATTACAAGAGCGTCCGCGAGCGCACCATGCGCCTGGCGCGTGTGATTCCGGCGGACAAGCTGGATTGGACCTACGCCCCTGGGAAGTTCACCCTCGGCGACCTGCTGCGCCACATCGCCGCCATCGAGCGTTATCTGTGGGCCGAACTTGTGCAGGGCAAACCGAGCCGCTACCACGGCTGCGGGCGCGAACTGGCCGACGGCTACGACAACGTGCTGGCCTTCGTCGAACGCCTGCACGCCGAGTCGGTCGAAATCTACTCACGCCTCACGCCCGACGACTTGAAGAAGAAATCCGCCACACCCGACGGCTCTCCCATCAGCACATGGAAGATTCTGCGCCTGATGGTGGAACACGAAATCCACCACCGCGGCGAGATTTATGTCTATCTCGGAATGCTGGGCGTGCCAACACCGCCACTGTACGGAATGACGTCGGAACAAGTGAAGGAACTGAGCGCGAAAGCGTGA
- a CDS encoding transporter, which translates to MTQPWSVALLLLLAGVAIYAPAQQDQREEPAANPARPTVSTPATLTPAGYFQLETGFLGAWHSPEFSSQSSFNEVVKFSITRRIELLAAAGPFAHSRVGNQTANGTGDVALGVQAVVHQGEGVRPTIAVSYFRRVYSGDAPDLDIGSARNSVLLLASADVKGFHYDTNCLFNEVIDNAIHRAQFGQTLSVSHPLVKRLGISGEIWHFTQPFLRGHAVGNLWALNYNLRKNLVLDGGFSRGLTSTSMRWEVFLGFTYLLPHKVSARSTPAH; encoded by the coding sequence ATGACTCAGCCTTGGTCGGTGGCGCTCCTGTTATTGCTGGCGGGCGTCGCAATTTACGCCCCGGCGCAGCAGGACCAGCGGGAGGAACCCGCAGCCAATCCCGCCAGACCAACCGTCTCCACGCCCGCAACCCTCACTCCGGCTGGCTACTTTCAATTGGAAACCGGGTTCCTGGGCGCATGGCACTCTCCCGAATTCTCTTCCCAGTCAAGCTTCAATGAGGTAGTGAAGTTTTCTATAACCCGCCGGATCGAATTGTTAGCCGCGGCAGGACCGTTTGCCCATTCCCGCGTTGGAAATCAAACCGCCAATGGGACGGGAGACGTGGCGCTGGGAGTGCAAGCAGTTGTCCACCAGGGAGAAGGCGTGCGGCCGACAATCGCAGTGAGCTATTTCCGCCGCGTGTACAGCGGAGACGCACCCGACCTCGATATTGGCAGCGCCAGAAACTCCGTCCTCCTGCTGGCCAGCGCGGACGTAAAAGGCTTTCACTACGACACCAATTGTCTCTTCAACGAAGTCATCGACAACGCGATTCACCGCGCCCAGTTCGGGCAGACGCTCTCGGTTTCGCATCCTCTCGTAAAGAGACTTGGGATATCCGGGGAAATATGGCATTTCACTCAGCCCTTTCTCCGCGGCCATGCCGTCGGCAACTTGTGGGCGCTGAATTACAACCTGCGGAAAAACCTGGTGCTCGATGGCGGTTTCAGCCGTGGGCTCACCAGTACATCCATGCGGTGGGAAGTGTTTCTGGGATTTACTTATCTGCTGCCGCATAAAGTCTCGGCGAGGAGCACACCGGCCCATTAG
- the purE gene encoding 5-(carboxyamino)imidazole ribonucleotide mutase — protein sequence MAKTPVVAIVMGSDSDLEIMREAGKALDEFGIPYEMDVTSAHRSPARTSEFARNAASRGIRVIIAGAGGAAHLAGVIAAETTLPVIGVPIPSTSLGGLDSLLATVQMPAGIPVATVAVGKPGATNAGILAAQMLALADPEIARHLKAHKEKLARGVEEKSKKLKRGK from the coding sequence ATGGCAAAGACACCAGTGGTCGCCATCGTCATGGGCAGCGACTCCGACCTGGAGATCATGCGCGAGGCCGGCAAGGCGCTCGATGAGTTCGGTATCCCGTATGAAATGGACGTGACCTCGGCGCACCGCTCGCCGGCGCGCACCAGCGAGTTCGCGCGCAACGCGGCCTCCCGCGGCATCCGGGTGATCATCGCGGGAGCGGGCGGGGCGGCCCATCTGGCGGGCGTGATCGCCGCCGAAACCACGTTGCCGGTGATCGGCGTGCCCATTCCTTCCACGTCGCTCGGCGGCCTGGATTCCCTGCTGGCCACGGTGCAGATGCCGGCGGGAATTCCGGTGGCGACGGTCGCGGTCGGCAAACCGGGCGCGACCAATGCCGGCATCCTCGCGGCCCAGATGCTGGCGCTCGCCGACCCCGAGATTGCGCGCCACCTGAAAGCGCACAAGGAAAAGCTGGCGCGCGGGGTGGAGGAGAAGTCGAAGAAGCTGAAGCGCGGAAAATAG
- a CDS encoding acyl-CoA dehydrogenase family protein: protein MKLESLRSPTTFLEDVFPDFPHHDALREYESWWESEGKAISEATDRARTPWLRMFDQSGRRVDEILYAPEYWRMLKQGYRSGLLWRSFEDRSLIPAYLFIYVTGFYDPGLACPYTVSLSTAAPLSKYADDAVRDRFLPQMLRRDDAVWQGATWMTEIKGGSDLGAAVETVARKDGSRWLLSGDKYFASNAGAELAVVAARPEGAPRDVRGLALFLVPRLRENGQLNYTIRRLKDKIATRSVPTGEVELRGSEAWLLGTADRGIYLILEVLNLSRVANSVGSAVLAQRAMSDVLAFARQRVAFGRPIIEHPLFSRQFEQRLCDLRGACALAWYAVRLLDSVWQERAPYSERYHLFRLVAHLAKYWTAEFAVQTAKWGMEAHGGLGVLEEFGVERWLREAMILAIWEGTSHRQVLDGLEVMERKQAHQLLLKELAERAPSAELAEMESRIEARLALQDDEKQATAGAFFYDLASLTARTLLQ from the coding sequence ATGAAACTCGAAAGCCTTCGCTCGCCAACCACATTCTTGGAAGATGTGTTTCCCGATTTTCCGCATCATGACGCTTTACGCGAGTATGAAAGCTGGTGGGAGAGCGAAGGGAAAGCCATCTCCGAAGCGACCGATCGCGCGCGGACACCCTGGCTACGCATGTTCGATCAAAGCGGCCGGCGCGTCGATGAAATCCTCTACGCGCCAGAGTACTGGCGCATGCTGAAGCAGGGCTATCGCTCCGGATTGCTCTGGCGGAGCTTTGAAGATCGGTCGCTGATCCCGGCATACCTCTTCATCTATGTAACCGGCTTCTACGATCCTGGGCTCGCGTGTCCGTATACGGTTTCGCTCTCCACAGCCGCGCCTTTGTCAAAGTATGCAGATGACGCAGTCAGGGACCGCTTTCTTCCCCAGATGCTGCGCCGGGACGATGCGGTGTGGCAGGGCGCCACCTGGATGACGGAGATCAAGGGCGGATCGGACCTGGGTGCCGCGGTGGAAACCGTCGCTCGCAAGGATGGCTCGCGCTGGCTGCTTAGCGGAGACAAATACTTTGCCAGCAATGCCGGTGCGGAGCTCGCCGTCGTTGCGGCCAGACCTGAAGGCGCACCGCGTGACGTCCGCGGCTTGGCGCTGTTTCTGGTCCCCCGGCTCCGTGAAAACGGACAGCTCAACTACACGATCCGGCGGCTGAAAGATAAGATTGCCACCCGATCGGTGCCTACCGGGGAAGTTGAATTGCGCGGCAGTGAAGCTTGGTTATTGGGTACAGCCGATCGCGGAATATACCTGATCTTGGAAGTCCTAAACCTCTCTCGGGTCGCCAACAGTGTCGGCAGCGCGGTGCTGGCTCAGCGCGCCATGTCAGATGTATTGGCATTCGCTCGACAGCGAGTCGCTTTCGGCCGGCCCATCATCGAGCATCCGCTCTTCTCGCGACAATTCGAGCAGCGATTATGCGATCTCCGCGGCGCCTGCGCCCTGGCCTGGTATGCGGTGCGTCTGCTGGATTCGGTCTGGCAGGAGCGCGCTCCATACTCGGAGCGATATCACCTCTTCCGTTTGGTGGCGCACTTGGCCAAATACTGGACCGCGGAATTCGCGGTGCAGACGGCGAAGTGGGGCATGGAGGCGCACGGCGGCTTGGGCGTGCTGGAGGAGTTCGGCGTCGAACGCTGGTTACGGGAAGCCATGATCCTCGCCATCTGGGAAGGTACTTCACATCGTCAGGTGCTCGACGGACTTGAAGTCATGGAGCGGAAGCAGGCGCACCAACTGCTCCTGAAGGAATTAGCGGAGCGCGCACCGTCGGCAGAGTTGGCGGAAATGGAGTCGCGGATTGAGGCGCGCCTGGCACTCCAAGATGACGAGAAGCAAGCCACGGCCGGCGCGTTTTTCTACGACTTGGCCAGTCTGACTGCGAGAACTCTGTTGCAGTAA
- a CDS encoding GGDEF domain-containing protein — MNSAPARTLVSFVVPGGALLLAALVLAQVPEAHATAPAVVNFLLWAAMFGALTMAWRFHSSRALFAAIVLCLGERALAMLGHASPPAANAGFALLALLLPLNLVFFSVIGECGLTLTSVGSGLGILSMQAVGVVVLARPENLEFARWAERAYLPPGLFAWTPLPQLALLTFAAAAAWLGMRMTLLRKPVDWAFFWSVWAAFAGLHAASPGRASSLYLATGVLMFAAALVETSYLLAFHDELTGLPGRRAFNQALLTLRDTYSIAMVDVDHFKKFNDTYGHDTGDQVLRMVAAPLAQVSGGGRAFRYGGEEFAIVFAGQRAAQCLEHLEGLRAAIERSTFMVRGPDRSQRRRDERRYAQPGRRPVGSAKTRTAVTVSIGVAEATARSSAPELVIEAADQALYRAKNNGRNRVEAAVKAKHAAQPTAVGAR; from the coding sequence GTGAACTCGGCCCCAGCCAGGACATTGGTTTCGTTCGTCGTGCCCGGAGGCGCGCTGTTGCTGGCGGCGCTGGTGCTGGCGCAGGTGCCGGAAGCGCACGCCACGGCGCCCGCGGTGGTCAACTTCCTGCTGTGGGCGGCGATGTTCGGCGCGCTTACCATGGCATGGCGGTTCCACTCCAGCCGGGCCCTGTTTGCCGCGATTGTGTTGTGCCTGGGAGAGCGCGCGCTGGCGATGCTGGGACACGCTTCGCCGCCCGCGGCCAATGCGGGATTCGCGCTGCTGGCGCTGCTGCTGCCGCTGAACCTGGTGTTCTTCTCGGTGATCGGTGAGTGCGGGTTGACGCTAACGTCGGTGGGATCGGGCCTGGGAATCCTGTCCATGCAAGCGGTGGGCGTAGTGGTGCTGGCGCGCCCGGAGAATCTCGAATTTGCGCGCTGGGCGGAGCGCGCATATCTGCCGCCGGGCCTGTTCGCCTGGACGCCCTTGCCGCAACTGGCGCTGCTGACGTTCGCGGCAGCGGCAGCGTGGCTGGGCATGCGCATGACGCTGCTGCGCAAGCCGGTGGACTGGGCGTTCTTCTGGAGCGTGTGGGCGGCGTTCGCCGGGCTGCATGCGGCGTCGCCGGGGCGGGCGTCGTCACTGTACCTGGCGACGGGCGTGCTGATGTTTGCCGCCGCGCTGGTGGAGACTTCGTACCTGCTGGCGTTTCATGATGAGCTGACGGGGCTGCCGGGGCGGCGCGCGTTCAACCAGGCGCTGCTCACGCTGCGGGACACCTACTCGATCGCGATGGTGGACGTGGACCACTTCAAGAAATTCAACGACACCTACGGCCACGATACCGGCGACCAGGTGCTGCGCATGGTTGCCGCTCCTCTGGCGCAGGTGAGCGGCGGGGGCCGCGCGTTTCGCTACGGCGGCGAGGAGTTCGCCATCGTGTTTGCCGGGCAGAGGGCCGCACAGTGCCTGGAACATCTGGAAGGATTGCGGGCGGCAATCGAGCGATCGACGTTCATGGTTCGCGGGCCGGACCGCAGCCAGCGGCGCCGCGACGAACGACGTTACGCGCAGCCGGGACGGCGTCCGGTGGGCAGCGCGAAAACGCGGACGGCGGTGACCGTCAGCATCGGGGTGGCGGAGGCGACCGCGCGCTCGAGCGCGCCGGAGTTGGTAATCGAGGCGGCGGACCAGGCGCTGTACCGCGCGAAAAACAACGGGAGAAACCGGGTGGAGGCGGCCGTGAAAGCCAAGCACGCAGCGCAGCCCACCGCGGTCGGCGCAAGGTAG
- a CDS encoding universal stress protein, translating into MYEKILVTLDGTSSDRAIIEHVKQLAQLAHSRLVLLHVADGWAARTYGPDAVSPEIAEDAAYLEKVRAEFQAMEIPTEAELAYGEPVKEIIKWIQHKGCDLVAMSTHGHRFLADIFLGTTATRVQHSISVPVLLLRAK; encoded by the coding sequence ATGTACGAAAAGATTCTCGTGACCTTGGACGGCACCTCCAGCGATCGGGCGATTATCGAACACGTCAAACAGCTCGCCCAGCTCGCGCACAGCCGCTTAGTATTGCTTCATGTGGCCGATGGATGGGCGGCTAGAACTTACGGCCCGGACGCGGTCAGCCCTGAGATCGCCGAAGACGCTGCCTACTTGGAAAAAGTCCGGGCCGAGTTTCAAGCCATGGAAATTCCCACCGAGGCGGAGCTTGCCTACGGCGAACCGGTCAAGGAAATCATCAAATGGATTCAGCACAAGGGTTGCGATCTGGTGGCAATGAGCACACATGGACACCGTTTTCTTGCCGATATTTTTCTCGGCACCACAGCCACCCGGGTTCAGCACAGTATCAGCGTACCCGTCCTTCTTCTGCGAGCGAAATGA
- a CDS encoding Nramp family divalent metal transporter → MGTKVPYGNHRSLEGMHSTVEVPHHQAGFWEQWRAFVGPAILVSVGYMDPGNWGTDLQGGAQFKYGLLWVVGLASLMAIFMQVISARLGVVTGKDLAQCCRDWYPTWTRWPNWMMSEVAIGACDLAEVLGSAVALNLLFHIPLLWAVIITGLDVLLLLALQQFGVRTIEAIVLLLVATIGVCYFIEIFVLPQTHPSFLEMGRTLVSPHFRQAGMLYVAIGMIGATVMPHNLYLHSALVQSRQLQKDELSVRRAIQFNTIDSIAALTIAFFVNAAILVLAATVFFGKESVTVAGGQVVKFSADSDWIRVAYLTLAPLLGTTAASTLFAVALLASGQSSTITGTLAGQVVMEGFMHWRIQPWVRRLITRTLAILPAVLIIGLRGDSSVTDLLTLSQVVLALQLPFAMFPLLHFTSSRKRMGTWKSGWILLLAGWGSAILITAMDIYGLPDSLKAAWQVITGG, encoded by the coding sequence ATGGGAACGAAGGTTCCATACGGCAACCACCGGTCTTTGGAGGGGATGCACAGCACCGTCGAGGTGCCGCACCATCAAGCCGGCTTCTGGGAGCAGTGGCGGGCTTTCGTCGGGCCGGCGATTCTGGTCAGCGTCGGCTACATGGACCCGGGCAACTGGGGGACGGACCTGCAAGGCGGCGCTCAGTTCAAGTACGGACTTTTGTGGGTGGTTGGCCTGGCCAGCCTGATGGCCATCTTCATGCAAGTAATTTCCGCTCGCTTGGGCGTGGTCACCGGCAAGGATCTCGCCCAATGCTGCCGCGACTGGTATCCCACCTGGACCCGCTGGCCCAATTGGATGATGAGCGAGGTCGCCATTGGCGCCTGCGACTTGGCGGAGGTGCTGGGCAGTGCCGTCGCCCTCAACTTGCTGTTCCATATCCCGCTGCTGTGGGCGGTCATCATCACCGGCTTGGACGTGCTGCTCCTGTTGGCCTTGCAACAGTTTGGAGTACGCACCATCGAGGCCATCGTCCTGCTGTTGGTCGCAACCATCGGCGTGTGCTACTTCATCGAGATCTTCGTTCTCCCGCAGACCCACCCCAGCTTTCTGGAGATGGGACGGACCCTGGTGTCGCCCCACTTTCGTCAAGCGGGGATGTTATACGTCGCCATCGGCATGATCGGTGCGACCGTGATGCCCCACAACCTGTACCTGCATTCGGCCTTGGTACAGAGTCGCCAGTTGCAGAAGGACGAATTGTCCGTTCGTCGTGCGATCCAGTTCAACACCATCGACTCCATCGCCGCCCTGACCATCGCCTTCTTCGTCAATGCCGCCATTCTGGTGCTGGCGGCGACGGTGTTCTTCGGCAAGGAAAGCGTGACCGTAGCCGGCGGCCAGGTGGTCAAGTTCAGCGCCGACAGTGATTGGATTCGGGTCGCTTATCTGACGCTGGCGCCGTTGCTGGGAACCACCGCTGCCAGCACGCTGTTTGCGGTGGCGTTGCTGGCCAGCGGCCAGAGCAGTACCATCACCGGCACCCTGGCCGGCCAGGTCGTGATGGAAGGTTTCATGCATTGGCGCATCCAGCCCTGGGTGCGGCGGCTCATCACCCGCACGCTGGCCATCCTGCCGGCAGTCTTGATTATTGGCCTCCGGGGCGACAGCAGCGTCACCGATCTGCTAACCCTCAGCCAAGTGGTTCTGGCCCTGCAGCTTCCGTTCGCCATGTTTCCGCTCCTGCACTTCACCAGTTCCCGCAAGCGAATGGGGACTTGGAAGAGCGGTTGGATTCTGTTGCTTGCCGGTTGGGGCAGCGCAATTCTGATCACCGCGATGGACATTTATGGGCTGCCGGACTCGCTCAAAGCTGCGTGGCAGGTCATCACCGGCGGATGA
- the purD gene encoding phosphoribosylamine--glycine ligase, with the protein MKVLVIGSGGREHALVWKLRQSKRVNQVYCAPGNGGICAAAECVPADVHNLDSLLEAAHRIQPDLTVVGPEGPLALGIVDEFQRRGLRIFGPTAAAARLESSKSFAKEFMYRRRIPTARYATCNTMDEVRRNMDQFRAPVVVKADGLAAGKGVVIAKSREQALATASEMLSGKMLGEAGARLVLEEFLEGDEISFLVLSDGERVTPLVAAQDHKRVGDGDTGPNTGGMGAYSIPALVDDKMRDWLVNHIARPVVAGMREEGAEYRGILYCGLIMTARGPMVLEFNARFGDPETQPMVMRLNSDLLGAFIASSEGRVSDGDFRWSNDAAVTVVLASGGYPGAYQTGQQIFGLEEAEAMENVVVFHSGTTRRDGVYYTAGGRVLGVTARGADLPTAIERVYAACAKIRFDGMHYRKDIGARALRK; encoded by the coding sequence ATGAAAGTCCTGGTCATCGGTAGCGGCGGGCGGGAGCACGCGCTGGTGTGGAAGCTGCGGCAGTCCAAGCGTGTGAACCAGGTGTATTGCGCGCCGGGTAACGGCGGTATTTGCGCCGCGGCGGAATGCGTGCCCGCCGACGTGCACAACCTCGATTCACTGCTGGAAGCGGCGCATCGCATCCAGCCAGATCTGACCGTGGTCGGTCCCGAGGGACCGCTGGCGCTGGGCATCGTGGACGAATTCCAGCGCCGCGGGTTGCGCATCTTCGGCCCGACGGCGGCGGCGGCCAGGCTGGAGTCAAGCAAGAGCTTCGCCAAGGAGTTCATGTACCGGCGCCGCATTCCCACCGCGCGCTACGCGACCTGCAATACCATGGACGAGGTGCGCAGAAATATGGATCAGTTCCGCGCACCGGTCGTGGTCAAGGCGGACGGGCTGGCGGCGGGCAAAGGCGTGGTTATTGCCAAGAGCCGCGAGCAGGCGCTGGCGACCGCGTCCGAGATGCTCAGCGGCAAGATGCTGGGCGAGGCGGGGGCGCGCCTCGTGCTGGAGGAGTTTCTCGAAGGCGACGAAATTTCCTTCCTGGTTTTGAGCGATGGTGAGCGCGTCACCCCGCTGGTGGCGGCCCAGGACCACAAGCGCGTAGGCGACGGCGACACCGGGCCCAACACCGGCGGCATGGGCGCCTACTCCATCCCCGCGCTGGTCGACGACAAGATGCGTGACTGGCTGGTCAACCACATCGCGCGTCCGGTGGTGGCGGGCATGCGCGAGGAAGGGGCGGAGTACCGCGGCATCCTCTATTGCGGGCTGATCATGACCGCGCGCGGGCCCATGGTGCTGGAGTTCAACGCGCGTTTCGGAGACCCGGAAACGCAGCCGATGGTGATGCGGCTAAACAGCGATTTGCTGGGCGCGTTCATTGCCTCCAGCGAGGGGCGCGTCAGCGACGGCGATTTTCGCTGGTCCAACGATGCGGCGGTCACGGTGGTGCTGGCCTCGGGCGGGTACCCGGGCGCGTACCAAACCGGCCAGCAGATTTTCGGACTCGAAGAAGCCGAGGCCATGGAAAACGTGGTCGTCTTTCATTCCGGAACCACCCGGCGCGACGGCGTGTACTACACCGCGGGCGGGCGGGTGCTGGGCGTAACCGCTCGCGGCGCGGACTTGCCGACCGCGATCGAACGCGTGTACGCCGCCTGCGCCAAGATCCGCTTCGACGGCATGCATTACCGCAAGGACATCGGCGCGCGCGCGCTGAGGAAGTAA